In one Mycobacteroides chelonae genomic region, the following are encoded:
- a CDS encoding DUF6307 family protein, whose product MDSTITFQTPYEKRVELVVQALMASSTLDNDVAQIAAVQVLHALDSVPEKIR is encoded by the coding sequence ATGGACTCTACGATCACGTTCCAGACTCCCTACGAGAAGCGCGTTGAATTGGTGGTCCAGGCGCTGATGGCATCGTCAACGCTTGACAACGATGTTGCCCAGATCGCTGCAGTCCAGGTGTTGCACGCGCTGGACTCGGTTCCGGAGAAGATCCGATGA
- a CDS encoding tyrosine-type recombinase/integrase: protein MAVDRAGRVIELAGVRYLNPADQVFEEMLEGWRNQQLSRNLAFSTIEQRLALVRRFQASVNEFPWQWSAAHVDEFFGDQRAERGSAHSTLRCYQNALRMFCSYICHPDYGWDGLCEKLFNAFPAQVCFEWNTARHVQDSERRPKKRAFTRRELQDFFDRADDEVTRIAESDRKGWVAAMRDSVMFKTTYAWGLRMNETSHLQTVDFSRNPHAREFGRFGVAHVRFGKAMRGSPAKPRSVLTVFDWSGDIVEEWLDRGHDAGGLDLFTTERGTLVSEPTLLRRFRRYCQDLSLSAGLDLHSLRRSYATHLIESGMDPLFVQHQLGHEYASTTALYTCVSSDFRTSTLRRALDSTLHEALNRGE, encoded by the coding sequence GTGGCCGTTGATCGCGCTGGCCGGGTGATCGAGCTTGCGGGTGTCCGGTATCTCAATCCTGCTGATCAGGTCTTTGAGGAGATGCTGGAGGGCTGGCGCAATCAGCAGTTGAGCCGCAACTTGGCCTTCTCCACTATCGAGCAGCGGCTCGCGCTGGTGCGCCGCTTTCAGGCGTCGGTGAACGAGTTTCCCTGGCAGTGGTCCGCGGCGCATGTTGACGAGTTTTTCGGTGACCAGCGCGCTGAACGTGGATCGGCGCATTCGACATTGCGCTGCTATCAGAACGCGTTGCGCATGTTCTGCAGCTATATCTGCCACCCCGACTATGGCTGGGATGGGCTGTGCGAGAAGTTATTTAATGCTTTTCCGGCGCAGGTATGCTTTGAATGGAACACCGCCCGCCATGTCCAGGACAGCGAACGCCGCCCAAAGAAACGGGCCTTCACCCGACGCGAGCTGCAGGACTTCTTCGACCGTGCCGACGATGAGGTGACGCGGATCGCAGAATCGGATCGTAAGGGCTGGGTAGCCGCGATGCGGGATTCGGTGATGTTCAAGACCACCTATGCCTGGGGCTTACGCATGAACGAGACCAGCCACTTGCAGACCGTGGACTTTTCCCGCAACCCCCACGCCCGTGAGTTCGGACGCTTCGGCGTCGCGCACGTACGGTTCGGCAAGGCGATGCGCGGCTCGCCGGCCAAACCGCGCAGTGTCCTGACGGTGTTCGACTGGTCCGGCGACATCGTCGAGGAATGGCTCGACCGCGGTCATGACGCCGGCGGGCTAGATCTGTTCACCACCGAAAGGGGAACACTCGTGTCCGAGCCAACGCTGCTGCGCCGCTTCCGGCGCTATTGCCAAGATCTTTCCCTCTCAGCGGGATTAGACTTGCATTCACTGCGTCGCTCCTATGCGACGCACCTGATCGAGTCCGGTATGGATCCGCTGTTCGTGCAGCACCAACTGGGCCACGAGTACGCCTCCACGACCGCCCTGTACACCTGCGTGTCGAGCGATTTCCGGACCAGCACGCTA
- a CDS encoding helix-turn-helix domain-containing protein: protein MQDGPAVYESIDIPVCDGRTTREKLAELLEIGTEQTALDYKATIDLRKTYDVVEMARDLAAMRSNPRGGYLVYGVDNTGQPAHSKDPIIRSQFDEAEIRQKVEKFLGKAFDLSATVHDKDGRDIAVVYVARAPFGLSPMEANGDYDDQGGAKRSRFKRGDVFVRHGTQVATLSATDIPRIFAPDIDAIKRDAQSEYTQLVGGLRQAESGSKIAQSAVGALNWRLSQEEFDGGVIQALRDGDSMMLQAMLIQLVGAANALLSNVGNRSDLYALLDRLISVLGIAIAFDNALLRDRAQSILRRIYQLGDERGGYPRGNVAVPTAELLLAVSARVEAVGALAIRLEQWDAARRIILQPSWDGYYTSWLRHAVTEASRGQLLTQQAGDRKVAVSFVSFAYDLVNNVPALRPDLPDAALGGRVGRGDPPNEDAILDSILQFDFSWCLLAVLNSETGDIRQFYPSFALYYGRRLSVFAERLLTDESMRAELLGDVSDDQLRQALRQIIDRSEKEASVHGMFGFDIATQKLTAFLDAGTE from the coding sequence ATGCAGGACGGTCCGGCGGTGTATGAATCGATCGACATCCCGGTCTGCGATGGGCGCACAACCCGCGAGAAGCTTGCCGAACTACTTGAAATCGGCACCGAGCAGACCGCGTTGGATTACAAGGCCACCATCGATCTCCGCAAGACATACGACGTCGTCGAAATGGCGCGCGATCTGGCGGCCATGCGGTCCAATCCACGCGGGGGATACCTCGTCTACGGCGTGGACAACACTGGACAACCTGCACACTCCAAAGACCCGATCATTCGGTCACAGTTTGACGAAGCCGAGATCCGGCAGAAAGTCGAGAAGTTCCTAGGTAAGGCTTTCGACTTGTCCGCGACTGTCCACGACAAAGACGGTCGGGACATCGCCGTGGTCTACGTTGCCCGCGCGCCCTTCGGGTTGAGCCCAATGGAAGCCAACGGTGACTATGACGACCAGGGCGGCGCCAAGCGTTCACGATTTAAGCGCGGAGACGTTTTCGTTCGGCATGGCACCCAAGTCGCCACACTCAGTGCGACCGACATTCCGCGGATCTTCGCCCCCGACATCGACGCCATCAAGCGAGACGCTCAATCTGAATACACCCAGCTAGTCGGCGGTCTCCGACAAGCTGAGAGTGGATCGAAGATAGCCCAAAGCGCGGTAGGGGCCCTAAATTGGCGGCTATCTCAGGAAGAGTTCGACGGCGGCGTTATCCAGGCGCTTCGGGACGGCGACTCAATGATGCTGCAGGCCATGCTGATTCAGCTAGTAGGCGCCGCAAACGCGTTACTATCGAACGTCGGCAACCGCAGCGACCTGTACGCCCTGCTCGACCGCTTGATATCAGTTCTGGGCATCGCGATCGCGTTCGACAACGCACTTCTGCGCGACCGCGCGCAGTCCATATTGCGGCGAATCTATCAACTTGGTGATGAGCGCGGAGGCTACCCGCGCGGGAATGTTGCCGTTCCGACCGCCGAGTTACTACTAGCAGTTTCCGCGCGCGTCGAGGCCGTAGGAGCACTGGCAATTCGCCTCGAACAATGGGATGCCGCGCGTCGAATCATCCTGCAGCCCAGCTGGGATGGCTACTACACGAGCTGGCTGCGCCATGCAGTAACAGAAGCATCTCGGGGTCAGCTGCTTACCCAGCAAGCTGGCGACCGAAAGGTCGCGGTGAGCTTTGTCAGCTTCGCGTACGACCTTGTCAACAACGTTCCTGCCTTGAGGCCAGACTTGCCTGATGCTGCGCTGGGCGGCCGAGTGGGCCGTGGGGACCCACCGAACGAGGATGCCATTCTCGATTCGATCCTGCAGTTCGATTTTTCCTGGTGCCTGCTCGCCGTCCTCAATAGTGAGACTGGTGATATCAGACAGTTCTATCCTAGTTTTGCACTCTACTACGGTCGGCGGCTCAGCGTTTTCGCGGAGAGACTGCTCACCGACGAGTCGATGCGAGCCGAACTCCTCGGTGACGTATCCGATGATCAACTGAGACAAGCACTCCGGCAGATAATTGACCGATCTGAAAAGGAAGCTTCCGTCCATGGAATGTTCGGCTTTGATATTGCTACACAGAAGCTGACCGCTTTTCTGGATGCCGGAACGGAGTAA
- a CDS encoding AAA family ATPase → MAPSDTAGAQIHETHTGIVILIGDFAYKVKKSLTTDFLDFSTVKLRESACKREVFLNRRMAPESYLGVAYLSGPPSGNSEPVIVMRRYPDSARLATMVRTGVDVELHLVAIAELLARFHVTAERGAPISESGTVDAITARWQENLTVLADVAGSMVADDALDEMRKLSIEFINGRHLLFDERIESGLIVDGHGDLLAEDIFYTSTGPVPLDCLEFDDTLRYVDCVDDAAFLAMDLEFLGRTDLADYFIEQYMRACGIDTPQSLWHFYIAYRATVRAKVDCIRFTQGRTESARDATSHLELALEHLRAGAVRLIRIGGGPGTGKTTLAKALSQENGAQIISTDTVRRQLQEQGVITGDPGTLDSGLYSAQNVSTVYETVLQRARMLLMRGESVILDGTWRNPYQQEQTRHLASETHSVLYEFECHLPVSIAQERIAHRGRTISDATPAIAAALNADEERSHMAYRIDTSQPIGESIAQIAAVCNAAPKNQ, encoded by the coding sequence TTGGCGCCCAGCGACACCGCCGGCGCGCAAATCCATGAAACACACACGGGGATCGTGATCTTAATCGGGGACTTCGCTTACAAGGTGAAAAAGTCGTTGACGACTGATTTCCTTGACTTCAGTACCGTGAAATTACGTGAAAGTGCTTGCAAACGAGAGGTTTTCCTGAATCGCCGGATGGCGCCGGAAAGCTACCTAGGCGTCGCCTACCTGTCCGGCCCGCCGTCCGGTAACAGCGAGCCCGTGATAGTGATGCGTCGCTATCCAGACTCTGCGCGATTAGCCACGATGGTGAGAACGGGAGTAGATGTCGAACTACATCTTGTAGCAATCGCTGAGTTGCTGGCACGCTTTCACGTAACAGCTGAACGTGGTGCCCCAATCAGCGAATCCGGAACAGTTGACGCCATCACGGCCCGCTGGCAAGAGAACCTCACCGTCCTGGCTGACGTCGCCGGATCCATGGTGGCGGATGATGCCCTTGATGAAATGCGCAAATTATCAATAGAATTCATCAATGGTCGACATCTGCTGTTCGACGAGCGCATCGAAAGTGGTCTGATCGTCGATGGCCACGGTGACCTGCTGGCTGAGGACATCTTCTACACATCCACCGGCCCTGTTCCATTGGACTGCCTAGAGTTCGACGACACTCTGCGCTACGTCGATTGTGTCGACGACGCCGCGTTCCTAGCGATGGATCTGGAGTTTCTCGGGCGCACCGATTTAGCCGACTACTTCATCGAACAGTACATGCGCGCCTGCGGAATCGATACTCCACAATCACTGTGGCATTTCTATATCGCTTACCGCGCGACGGTGCGCGCGAAGGTGGACTGTATCCGGTTCACGCAGGGGCGTACCGAGTCGGCGCGGGACGCGACCTCTCACCTGGAGTTGGCACTTGAGCACCTTCGCGCCGGCGCAGTCCGCCTGATCCGAATCGGCGGCGGGCCGGGCACCGGAAAAACAACGCTCGCTAAAGCCCTTTCGCAAGAAAATGGGGCACAGATAATTTCAACTGACACAGTGCGCCGACAGCTACAGGAGCAAGGTGTCATCACCGGTGATCCGGGCACCCTTGATAGCGGCCTGTACTCCGCACAGAACGTTTCAACGGTGTACGAGACGGTGTTGCAGCGTGCGCGGATGCTGCTGATGCGAGGCGAGTCGGTGATCCTCGACGGGACATGGCGCAATCCTTATCAACAGGAGCAAACCCGCCACCTCGCCAGCGAAACACATTCCGTGCTATACGAATTCGAATGCCACCTGCCGGTATCGATTGCCCAGGAGAGAATTGCTCATCGCGGACGCACCATCTCGGACGCCACACCCGCAATCGCTGCGGCCCTTAACGCCGACGAGGAAAGATCGCACATGGCATATCGCATCGACACCAGCCAGCCCATCGGGGAGTCAATAGCTCAGATCGCAGCCGTATGCAATGCCGCCCCCAAAAACCAATAG
- a CDS encoding DUF5994 family protein, whose product MISAVTSAVETLDCDDSIRLRLKPDGDWSGHIDGAWWPRSQDLNQDLPAVLDAVASRLGTIKRVIYRITEWDTAPKQLCYWGRMVSLDGYRYQRPDTIYISDLDHRRLVLLVVPPMTDPHHAHDVMTRAAEPGSTCSPTALLSIEPLAAARRTG is encoded by the coding sequence ATGATCAGCGCGGTCACATCGGCGGTAGAGACACTCGACTGCGACGACTCGATTCGTCTTCGACTAAAGCCCGATGGTGACTGGAGCGGACATATCGACGGCGCATGGTGGCCGCGCTCACAGGACCTAAATCAAGACTTACCAGCAGTTTTGGATGCTGTAGCTTCCCGGTTAGGGACCATCAAGCGCGTGATCTACCGCATCACCGAATGGGACACAGCGCCGAAACAACTGTGCTACTGGGGTCGTATGGTGTCGTTAGACGGGTACCGTTACCAGAGGCCAGACACCATCTACATCAGCGATCTAGACCATCGTCGACTAGTACTGCTGGTTGTCCCTCCGATGACCGACCCGCATCATGCCCACGACGTGATGACTAGAGCTGCCGAACCGGGCAGCACATGTAGCCCAACAGCATTGCTGTCAATCGAACCATTGGCGGCAGCACGCAGAACAGGGTGA
- a CDS encoding DUF5994 family protein: MGVTVPTIRPRARSQSKERPMTRQLFSKPRCGPAVRLRLKPKASPSGYVDGAWWPYSKDLMIELPSLLRVLTVRLGTIDRVVYRVSEWTSSSRRMLFRDRRAHLNWSLIQPPNTISIQGAHGIHLNLLVIAPDAQASGAHSAMMAAAAPGSCATVAQLLPAHDMPVCTDMFEAQDRWDTEGGTLGAEHRTNRSVSTRRR, translated from the coding sequence ATGGGTGTGACCGTGCCGACGATTCGGCCCCGTGCGCGGAGCCAAAGCAAGGAGCGTCCGATGACGCGTCAGCTGTTTTCAAAACCACGATGCGGGCCTGCCGTGCGTCTTCGGTTAAAGCCAAAAGCGTCACCTAGTGGATATGTCGACGGCGCCTGGTGGCCTTACTCGAAAGACTTGATGATCGAGCTGCCATCGCTGCTCCGGGTACTTACTGTTCGCTTGGGCACCATTGACCGCGTGGTTTACCGAGTGTCAGAGTGGACATCGAGCTCGCGGCGCATGCTGTTTCGGGATCGCCGCGCACATTTGAACTGGTCACTCATTCAGCCACCTAACACAATCAGTATCCAAGGTGCTCATGGGATCCATCTGAACCTCTTGGTAATAGCCCCAGATGCCCAGGCAAGTGGTGCTCACAGCGCCATGATGGCTGCGGCAGCACCGGGCAGCTGCGCAACTGTCGCTCAGCTGCTACCAGCCCACGACATGCCCGTCTGTACCGACATGTTTGAGGCGCAAGACCGATGGGACACCGAAGGTGGGACGTTAGGCGCTGAACATCGAACCAATCGCTCTGTGAGCACCAGGCGCCGGTAA
- a CDS encoding DUF5994 family protein codes for MAHQIFCPQPLQSALCLHLDPKTGYADGAWCPRSKDLSVEVLPLLTRLSLDLGPIDRITYRAGEWAPSSRRVLFLNRLVHLGWSLLQPASTISVRGTNGAHLTLLIVPPSRKSHSEAEDQCDFGGRSDRVPKSQSAGPTTS; via the coding sequence ATGGCGCATCAGATATTTTGTCCACAACCACTCCAGTCGGCTCTGTGCCTTCATCTGGATCCGAAAACTGGATACGCCGATGGAGCTTGGTGCCCACGATCGAAGGATCTATCGGTCGAGGTTCTGCCGTTGCTTACGCGACTTAGCCTCGATTTGGGTCCCATTGATCGGATTACCTATCGAGCTGGGGAATGGGCACCCTCCTCGCGGAGGGTGCTTTTCCTCAACCGTCTGGTTCACCTGGGTTGGTCACTTCTGCAGCCCGCCAGCACTATTAGCGTTCGAGGGACGAACGGCGCACATTTGACCCTGCTGATTGTCCCCCCTTCCAGGAAATCGCATTCGGAAGCAGAGGATCAATGCGATTTTGGCGGTAGATCCGACCGGGTGCCTAAGTCGCAATCAGCCGGACCGACAACATCATGA
- a CDS encoding Mu transposase C-terminal domain-containing protein, with translation MKAVRLFDLLSYDGQTWQVVAQNGPQLALKELVSGRIRKIGVAELLGDESFLPDVPDRLPRLDSVAVLDTLDFAARERVLFLRRHIVEVLTGRAPAELDGLDEHSSMPIRREYDPKLPLKDRIAAKVSELAAAKTPVGHRSLERYIRAYRQDGVAGLVDGRMQRQSSPTGRIDPAVVSLLEDAVKGQTNASTGTRSRVIKQVSLEAAQLGLPLPSRSTLYRAVENLEKSRHPFGNATTRRTQANRPDRTWGRQAPSRPGELTEVDSTPMDLMVIYPDGSAGRVDLTLMLDVATRTLCSAILRPVATKSVDAAVLLARALTPLPMQPGWSRSVSFSRSILPAGMIEGDEEIRASVAAKPVIVPDSITVDRGKVYVGSTFLNACERLQISVTKAAPRTPTDKPHVERVFAAINSGFTQYLAGYVGPNVVKRGTAPDSEAMWTLAELQNLLDLWIVAVWQNKPHPGLRHPAMPKKDLTPNEAYSALASVAPTVNVALDRDDYIGLLPVTYRTIQGYGINFESLHYDHPALHPYRGVKSGLPLPANGGWEVRYDPYRLQSIFVRDNFRGEWIEAEWSLAKQALAPFSLDVLRAARKAVQKRGENPTGVDVLAEISRIQTGGARTVKEQRAAKRDSVNRPVVPPLSPTAELTDPDPAEEVPLASVSAINAASDTPRRRAARRIDDEDED, from the coding sequence ATGAAGGCGGTTCGGCTCTTCGACCTGCTGAGTTACGACGGACAGACATGGCAGGTCGTCGCGCAGAATGGGCCGCAACTGGCGCTGAAAGAACTTGTTTCAGGGCGGATCCGGAAGATCGGCGTGGCGGAACTCCTCGGTGACGAGAGCTTCCTTCCCGACGTCCCCGACCGCCTACCTCGACTTGATTCGGTCGCAGTGCTAGATACGTTGGATTTTGCTGCCCGCGAACGCGTACTGTTCCTTCGCCGCCACATTGTTGAGGTGCTAACCGGTAGGGCCCCCGCGGAGCTCGACGGGCTCGATGAACATTCGTCGATGCCGATACGCCGTGAGTACGACCCAAAACTTCCACTGAAGGACCGCATTGCCGCGAAGGTATCCGAGTTGGCGGCAGCCAAAACCCCTGTCGGACACCGGAGTCTGGAACGGTATATCAGGGCATACCGACAGGACGGTGTGGCCGGGTTGGTCGACGGACGGATGCAACGCCAGTCCTCACCTACCGGACGGATCGACCCGGCAGTGGTTTCCCTGCTCGAAGACGCGGTAAAGGGGCAAACAAATGCCTCGACGGGAACCCGCTCCCGCGTCATAAAGCAGGTCAGCTTGGAAGCCGCCCAGCTCGGCCTCCCGCTGCCCTCACGGTCCACCCTGTATCGCGCGGTGGAGAACCTCGAAAAGTCTCGGCATCCATTCGGAAACGCGACAACTCGGCGCACACAAGCAAACCGTCCGGACCGCACATGGGGTCGTCAAGCTCCGTCACGGCCAGGCGAACTGACCGAAGTCGACAGCACGCCGATGGACCTGATGGTCATATATCCGGACGGGTCGGCGGGACGCGTGGATCTCACGCTGATGCTCGACGTCGCCACCCGGACATTGTGCTCGGCGATTCTGAGGCCGGTGGCCACCAAAAGCGTTGACGCGGCAGTGCTTCTCGCGCGAGCGCTGACTCCCCTCCCGATGCAACCCGGCTGGAGCCGATCGGTGAGTTTCTCGCGTTCAATTCTCCCCGCCGGGATGATCGAAGGCGACGAAGAGATTCGGGCCAGCGTGGCCGCCAAGCCTGTTATCGTCCCCGACTCGATCACCGTCGACCGAGGTAAGGTGTACGTCGGATCGACGTTTCTCAATGCGTGTGAACGCCTGCAGATCAGCGTCACCAAGGCCGCTCCCCGCACTCCCACCGACAAGCCCCACGTGGAGCGAGTTTTCGCCGCTATAAACAGCGGCTTCACCCAATATCTCGCAGGCTACGTCGGACCGAACGTCGTCAAGCGCGGCACGGCTCCCGATTCGGAAGCGATGTGGACACTGGCCGAGCTGCAGAATCTACTTGACCTCTGGATCGTCGCAGTCTGGCAGAACAAGCCACACCCCGGATTACGTCATCCGGCGATGCCGAAGAAGGATCTCACGCCCAACGAGGCCTACTCGGCATTGGCCTCAGTCGCGCCGACCGTCAACGTTGCCCTTGATCGAGACGATTACATCGGCTTGCTGCCCGTGACCTACCGGACGATCCAGGGCTACGGCATCAACTTCGAGAGCTTGCACTACGACCATCCCGCCCTACATCCATACCGTGGGGTGAAGAGCGGTTTACCGCTACCGGCAAACGGCGGATGGGAAGTTCGGTACGACCCGTATCGGCTCCAGTCCATCTTCGTTCGTGACAATTTCCGGGGCGAGTGGATCGAGGCTGAGTGGAGCCTCGCGAAACAGGCGCTGGCGCCGTTCTCCCTCGACGTCCTTCGAGCTGCGCGCAAGGCAGTGCAGAAGCGTGGCGAGAACCCCACCGGTGTTGATGTTCTTGCCGAGATCAGCCGTATCCAAACCGGTGGTGCCCGGACGGTCAAGGAACAACGAGCCGCCAAGCGTGACAGCGTGAACAGACCCGTGGTGCCGCCGCTATCCCCCACGGCCGAGCTGACTGATCCAGACCCGGCGGAAGAAGTGCCCTTAGCGAGCGTCTCCGCGATCAACGCGGCCAGTGACACCCCGCGGCGTCGGGCAGCTCGCCGCATCGACGACGAGGACGAGGATTAG
- a CDS encoding DUF5994 family protein: MDGAWWPQDDGLIARELSPLIDELFEHIGTVSQVSLNWKPGSSRSCMRSVAMPQYLANRPFHWVVTLRGEYRTVRMLMVPARTNKLLARRIMRLTAQMPLLDSSSQDQVTAALRIILAA; encoded by the coding sequence ATGGACGGGGCTTGGTGGCCCCAGGACGATGGACTGATTGCCCGGGAGTTGTCGCCCCTGATCGACGAGCTATTCGAGCACATTGGCACTGTCAGTCAGGTCTCACTGAACTGGAAGCCGGGCTCGTCGCGTTCCTGCATGAGGTCGGTTGCGATGCCTCAGTACCTCGCAAATCGGCCGTTCCATTGGGTGGTCACGCTCCGGGGCGAGTATCGAACGGTCCGCATGCTCATGGTGCCGGCACGCACCAACAAGCTCCTCGCTCGAAGGATCATGCGTCTGACTGCACAGATGCCCCTACTTGATTCCTCGAGTCAGGACCAGGTGACTGCGGCCCTACGAATAATCTTGGCTGCTTGA
- a CDS encoding TnsA-like heteromeric transposase endonuclease subunit, whose product MAAPRLRSLPRNVTEVTRLLACVDGDIQNHPLSPDAGSVLLERTTPIREFFSWPGKRNYEGMYWSSTNRAHVEFESLLEREYLLAADNASDIVAIAAQPLALLWPRATRGNRDHVPDFFVRLASGAGRLIDVRCSKAAEKHAEQSTLTRKVCDEIGWEYEVFTGLQRELAHNLRWLAGYRQDRNAPPAVVQESIKHCFATPVPLGVGLGVASARTGRSVELTTANVLHLIWRRKLSADLTRPLSMSSEVWA is encoded by the coding sequence GTGGCAGCTCCACGCCTGCGCTCACTACCGCGGAACGTGACCGAGGTGACGCGGTTGTTGGCCTGCGTCGACGGCGACATCCAAAACCACCCCTTGTCGCCGGACGCGGGATCGGTACTTCTGGAGCGCACGACCCCGATCCGCGAGTTCTTCTCCTGGCCGGGCAAGCGCAACTACGAAGGCATGTACTGGTCCAGCACAAACCGTGCGCACGTAGAGTTCGAGTCGCTCCTCGAGCGCGAGTATCTGCTGGCAGCCGACAACGCGTCCGACATTGTCGCCATAGCAGCGCAGCCGCTGGCATTGCTATGGCCACGAGCCACGCGGGGTAACCGGGACCACGTCCCGGATTTCTTCGTTCGGCTTGCCAGCGGTGCTGGCCGCTTAATCGACGTACGCTGCTCGAAGGCAGCAGAGAAGCACGCCGAGCAGTCCACGTTGACGCGCAAAGTCTGTGATGAAATCGGCTGGGAATACGAGGTCTTCACGGGTCTGCAGCGCGAGCTCGCCCACAACCTGCGCTGGCTTGCCGGATATCGGCAGGACCGCAATGCTCCCCCGGCGGTGGTCCAAGAGTCGATCAAGCACTGTTTCGCGACTCCGGTGCCACTTGGGGTTGGTCTTGGCGTAGCCAGCGCGCGCACAGGCCGGAGCGTCGAACTCACCACCGCAAATGTGCTGCACCTGATATGGCGTAGAAAGCTGTCCGCGGATCTGACCCGACCGCTCTCGATGTCCAGCGAGGTGTGGGCATGA
- a CDS encoding ATP-binding protein: MAVPDSLTAWREFVNRRNVEPEHLDMKQISAFSPAEKESFDQQRFAWLGADVVLETPDTEALTHQTRVLMARNSAESATARRGLAISGSAGRGKSTAALLIGRRHERVMRAKLNRYDDGFAPVVYTVVPPGTTPKMMMLAFANFLGLLVPNKSTAQDLTEQIVGVMRSLSVSLVLVDEVHNLKTNHQAGSEAASALKVFSERLDATFIYAGIDLLQADLFAGHMGRQLKGRMAVHQMRKYEYGTRAQRDAWAELVLGVEALLPLGRHATGALETEATYLYDRTGGSIGSLRALLNDAAIAAIISGEELVNRKLLDMTSTDFAAEEAAARTVAEERAAPMPLKRAE; encoded by the coding sequence GTGGCCGTACCTGATTCCCTGACTGCATGGCGGGAGTTCGTCAACCGCCGAAATGTCGAGCCCGAACACCTCGATATGAAGCAGATCAGCGCCTTCTCCCCTGCCGAGAAAGAGTCCTTCGATCAGCAACGATTTGCCTGGTTAGGGGCAGATGTCGTACTGGAAACCCCTGATACAGAGGCGCTTACACACCAGACTCGCGTACTGATGGCGAGGAACTCCGCGGAGTCGGCCACCGCGCGGCGTGGTCTCGCTATCTCCGGGTCTGCCGGCCGCGGGAAGTCAACCGCAGCTTTGCTGATTGGTCGGCGGCATGAGCGAGTAATGCGTGCGAAGTTGAACCGCTACGACGACGGCTTCGCCCCAGTGGTCTATACCGTCGTCCCGCCCGGGACGACCCCGAAGATGATGATGCTGGCGTTCGCCAACTTCCTCGGCCTATTGGTGCCGAATAAGTCGACCGCGCAAGACCTGACTGAGCAGATCGTGGGAGTGATGCGGAGCCTCTCAGTATCGTTGGTGCTCGTCGACGAGGTCCACAACCTGAAGACCAATCATCAGGCTGGCAGCGAAGCCGCATCAGCATTGAAGGTGTTCTCTGAGAGACTCGACGCGACCTTCATCTACGCCGGCATCGACCTACTTCAGGCCGACCTGTTCGCCGGGCATATGGGTCGCCAACTCAAGGGCCGGATGGCCGTCCACCAGATGCGGAAGTACGAGTACGGGACAAGGGCACAGCGGGACGCGTGGGCAGAACTTGTCCTCGGTGTCGAAGCCCTACTACCACTCGGACGACATGCCACCGGAGCCCTCGAAACTGAGGCGACCTACCTCTACGACCGCACCGGAGGTTCCATCGGATCACTTCGAGCCTTGCTGAACGACGCAGCAATCGCGGCGATTATCAGCGGCGAGGAGCTGGTCAATAGAAAGCTGCTCGATATGACGTCTACCGATTTCGCGGCTGAGGAGGCTGCTGCGCGGACGGTTGCCGAGGAGAGGGCGGCCCCAATGCCATTGAAGAGGGCCGAATGA